The following is a genomic window from Sutcliffiella horikoshii.
TGCCAAGCGAAAACAATAACGATTCCCCAAAATGCAGTTGTTTCATCTCCAAGCCATGGCAGTTTGAAGAAGGAAAGACCTGTAAGTTCTCCGACTGACGCGAATCCTCTGACGAAAATGAACTGCCAGATGAATCCGAGCAATAGTCCCCCGATGACGTTCGGGATGAAGAAGACTGTTCTGAGTATGTTTTTCGTTTTTAGTGCTGCGTTTAATAACAGCGCAAGGCCGAAGCCTATCAAGTTACTGATGATAACTGCCGCGAACATGAATTTTGTTGTGAACATGAAAGAGTTAAAGAATACTTCATCATTTGTGAAGATTCGTTTGTAGTTATCAAGCCCCACCCATTCGATGGCGGAACTGACACCATTCCAAGAAGTAAAAGAATAATAAATTCCCATGAGGAACGGGATGATTTGGATGACAAAGAAAAAGATAAGTGCAGGGCCAACAAAAGCCGTGTACGTTAAAATACTCTTAAGCTTGGCTTTCCTTCTCGGATCGCCTTTCACATCATGCAACTTCGTCCTGCCAGAAGTATTCGGCACAACAGGATCCACCTTAGGTTCAATTTTAGTCTCCATCGTTACTCACCGCCTATTTTGTAAACGCTTTCCTACATTATAAAACGCTT
Proteins encoded in this region:
- a CDS encoding carbohydrate ABC transporter permease, which translates into the protein METKIEPKVDPVVPNTSGRTKLHDVKGDPRRKAKLKSILTYTAFVGPALIFFFVIQIIPFLMGIYYSFTSWNGVSSAIEWVGLDNYKRIFTNDEVFFNSFMFTTKFMFAAVIISNLIGFGLALLLNAALKTKNILRTVFFIPNVIGGLLLGFIWQFIFVRGFASVGELTGLSFFKLPWLGDETTAFWGIVIVFAWQISGYMMIIYIAALQGVDNSLLEAARIDGANNFTLITKIIIPLILPAFTICFFLTIAMAFKIFDLNLSLTGGGPFNSTQSVAINIYQEAFQNNRYGLGTAKAIIFFVVVAIFTTFQVMATKKREVEA